The Primulina eburnea isolate SZY01 chromosome 6, ASM2296580v1, whole genome shotgun sequence genome contains a region encoding:
- the LOC140835265 gene encoding uncharacterized protein, whose protein sequence is MKGNLAPRYVGPYEILQRVGTLAYRLALPPSLSGIHDVFHVSMLRKYEPDPSHVLDISEVQLDPDVSYVERPVCILDRSERKLRSKLIPMVKFQWEHRGVEEATWETERHMRELYPYLF, encoded by the coding sequence ATGAAAGGAAATTTGGCACCGAGGTATGTTGGCCCGTATGAGATATTGCAGCGGGTAGGCACTTTGGCTTACCGATTGGCTCTACCTCCATCTTTATCtggtattcatgatgtattTCATGTGTCGATGTTGCGGAAGTATGAGCCGGATCCTTCACATGTATTGGATATTTCTGAGGTTCAGTTAGATCCTGATGTGTCTTATGTTGAGAGACCAGTTTGTATTTTGGATCGATCTGAACGGAAGCTTCGTAGTAAGCTTATACCGATGGTGAAGTTTCAGTGGGAGCATAGAGGTgtcgaagaggccacttgggagacagagcggCATATGAGAGAGCTCTACCCCTACTTATTTTGA